The Methylocystis bryophila genome contains the following window.
GGGCCGCCTCTGTGCGGGCAGCGGTTCTCCAAAGCGAAGACCTCGTCGCTGGCCGTGCGAAACACGGCGATGTCGCGACGCGGCGTCTTCACAATCCGGGCGCCGCGGGGTGGTATTCGCTCGATCGGGCCGATGTCGAACCAGTGCGGGGAGATCGCGTTCATTTCACTCGCTCCTCATTCGGCGGCGACAGGCATTTCAAGGGGCGCGGGGAGGTTTGCGACCACGGCGAGCGGGGCGAACTCATTGGCCCCGAAGCCCGCGACGCGCTCGGCCCAAGGGTCCTTGCGCACGGCGCGCTGAGAGACGAGGAAGCGGTCATAGAGCGCCTTGCGCGCTTCGTGATCCTCCATGATCACATGACGCACGCGATCGAGGCCGGTCTTCTCGACCCATTTGTACAGCCGATCGAGGTAAGCCGCCTCCTCGCGGTAGAGCTGCATGACAGCCGCGACATGCTCGAGCGCCTGCTCCTCGGTCTCGACATGGCCCAGCAGATCGGTCGCGCGCACATGCAGGCCCGCGGCGCCGGCAATATGGATGTCGTAGCCGCTGTCGACGCAGATGACGCCGATGTCCTTCACCGTGGCTTCCGCGCAATTGCGCGGGCAACCCGAGACGGCGAGCTTCACTTTCGCGGGCGTCCACGAGCCGCAGAGCAGGCGTTCCAACTTGACGCCAAGCCCGGTGGAGTCTTGCGTGCCGAACCGGCACCATTCCTTGCCGACGCAGGTCTTCACCGTGCGCAGTCCCTTGGCGTAGGCGTGACCCGATACGAGGCCAGCGGCGCTGAGATCCGCCCAGACGGCCGGCAGGTCTTCCTTCCTGACGCCCAGAAGATCGATGCGTTGTCCGCCCGTCACCTTCACTGTCGGAATCTTGAACTTGTCGGCGACGTCGGCGATGGCGCGCAGTTCATTCGGCGTCGTGAGCCCGCCCCACATGCGCGGCACGACGGAGAAGGTTCCGTCCTTCTGGATATTGGCGTGGACGCGCTCATTGACGAAGCGCGACTGCGCGTCGTCCTTGTAATGCAGCGGAAAGGCGCAGAGCAGATAGTAGTTGAGCGCGGGCCGGCAGGACGGGCAGCCGCAAGAGGTTTTCCAGCCGAGCTCCTGCATGACGGCCGGCATGGAGTTGAGCTCGCGCGAGACGATGAGGCCGCGGACCTCCTCATGCGTGAGATCGGTGCATTTGCACATCGGCTTGCGTTGGGAGGCTTGGTAGTTCTCGCCGAGCGCGCTCGCGATCAGCGCTTCGACCTTCGTCGTGCACTGGCCGCAGGAAGCCGAGGCCTTCGTCTGCGCGCGCACCTCTTCGAGCGACGCAAGGCCGTTCTTCGTGATCGCCGAGACGATCGTTCCCTTGCACACGCCGTTGCAGCCGCAGATTTCCGCATCATCCGGCAAGGCTGCAACGGCCGCCATAGGGTCGAGGGGGGACCCTCCCTGATAGGCCTGTCCGAAGATCAGCGTGTCGCGCATCGCGCCGATGTCGGTCGCCTTTTTCAGGAGATCGAAGAGCCAGGGACCGTCCTCGGTGTCGCCATAGAGGACGGCGCCCCTGACGCGGTCGCCTTTCAACAGGATGCGCTTGTATATGCCGCGCGCGGGGTCGCGCAGGACGATCTCGTCGCTGTCGTCGCCCTCCGAGAAGTCGCCGGCGGAGAAGAGATCGATGCCGGAAACCTTGAGCTTGGTCGAGGTGACGGAACCCGAATAAGCTGCGACGGCGTCGCCGGCGAGTTGCGCGGCGACGACCTTGGCCATCTCGAACAAAGGCGCGACAAGGCCGTAGCAGAGTCCGCGATGCTCGACGCATTCCCCGACCGCGTAAACATCGGGGTCGCTCGTGCGCATATGATCGTCGACCTTCAGCCCGCGCTCGACGACGAGCCCCGCCTCTTTGGCGAGTTTGGCGTTGGGACGGATGCCGACCGCCATGACGACGAGCGACGCTTCGATCTCGCGGCCGTCCTCGAGTCTGACGCCGGTGACACAGGTCTCGCCAAGGATGACCTTGGTGTTGGCCTCGGTCAGCACCTCGACGCTGCGTTGCTCGATCGCTTTCTTCAAGAGATAGCCGGCGGACTGATCGAGCTGGCGCTCCATCAGCGTCGGCATCAGATGCAGGACCGTGACCTCCATGCCTTTGGACTTCAGGCCAGCTGCGGCCTCGAGTCCCAACAGGCCGCCGCCGATCACGACCGCGCGCCCCCCTTTCTCGGCGGCGCGAAGCATCGTCTCGACGTCGTCGAGATCGCGAAAGGTCACGACGCCAGGAAGCGTCACGCCATGAACGGGAATCGCGATCGGCGTCGAGCCCGTGGCGATCAGCAATTTGTCGTATGCCTCGACGGCGCCAGCGGCGGTGGCGATGGTCTTGGCCGTTCGATCGATCGCGGTGACGCTTTCTCCCTTGCGCAGCGTGACGCCACGCTGCGCGTACCAGTCGTCGTCATGGATGATGATGTCTTCGTAGGACTTCTCGCCGGCGAGCACCGGCGAGAGCATGATCCTGTTGTAATTGACGCGTGGCTCTGCGCCGAAGACGGTCACGTCGTACGCGTCGCGAGCGCGCTCGAACAGGTCTTCCAGCACGCGGCCTGCGGCCATGCCGTTGCCGATAACGAGGAGTTTTGGCTTCTTCCGAGAGCCCGGCGATTGCGTCATCATGCGCACCTTGTTCGTGACCTCGAAGGTCCCGTTCACGGAGCGCGAGTCGTCGGCGCGTTTTTGGAGGGTGACGCAACGACAGACCACACGCGTCGCCCTTGCAAGAAGGTGCGATGCGCCGCCCGTAAGCGAAATCCCACGCTGGATTTCTCTCGGGAGATCGAGGTCGTCGTTGACCGAGAAGCAGGAGCAAATTGCGCGCCAGTTCAAGCCGCTCGTCCGGCAGTGGCGCGAAAACAAGCATCATCGCTAACAAATTGATCTAAAGGCGAATACCCTTAGGAAGCCTCAGATGCGCGAGATGCTGCGCTTTGGATAGATGTCATATCGCCTATTGATTTGGCGCCATGCGTGGCATCGCGAGCATCGCGCCTAAATATGAAGCCTTCTCATATTTTCTGGCCGATCGGAAACGCCTGCAAATAGCCGGCGATATCATCGCTGTCGAACGCCGGCCCTGCAAAGGCCTCGATCGGCGCGGGAGGCATGGATTTTTCGCCGATGACAGAGTCGTAGAGATCGGCGCGCATGACCGCTTTCGCTGCGGCGAGACGCTCGGCTGAATGACGCGCCTGTCCCCAGCGGAGCATTTGCGCATAGAGCCAAGCGGCTTGCTGCGCGCTGGGTCGGCAGGCGCCATCGCGGTGGATGACGAGATAATCCTTGGCCCGCCTCTGGTCTCCCTTTGCGTTGACGATCAGCCGCCCTTCAAGGCTCCGCTTGATCAGCTCGGCGTCGATTGCGAGGCGGTCCTCTCGGGCCAAAATCGAGGCGACCTCACTGTGAGCCTCGACGTCATCCACGAATTTAGCGGCGGCGACGATTGCGCGGATGAGGGCTGCGACGAGCTCCGGAGCGGTCTCGACGCTGCTCCCGCGCAACGCCAGGACCTTCTCCGCCGCGCGCGGAAAAATCTCGCAGCCGAAATGCAGGATCACGCCAAGGCTTGCGTCGACAGCGACCGAGTTCCAGGGCGCGCCGACGCAGAATCCGTCGACATGGCCCTCGCGCAAGCTGTCGGCCATGAAAGGCGGCGGCAGCACGACAAGGCGCAAATCGCGATCAGGGTCTATCCCTCCTTCCGCCATCCAGTATCGCAACTGATAATTATGCGTCGAAAAGGGAAACGTCATCCCGAAGGTCAAGGGTTCGAGCCCTTGCGCCTCGCGCCGCCGCACCAGGTCGCCCAGCGCTCTGGCGCTGATCATGGGGCTTTCGAGCTCGCAGCCGGCGATTTGCCGCATCTCCTCGAACAAGGAGGGCGACAGGGTGATGGCATTGCCGTTGGTGGCGAGGCTCAGGGGCGCCGCGAACGGAACCTTGACATGCCCGAGCCCCAAGGTCGAAGCGATCGCCATCGGCGCCAATAAATGCGCGGCGTCGAAATGACCGATGGCGAGCTTATCGCGAATGTTCGACCACGACGCCTCGCGCACGAGCTCGACCTCGAGCCCTTCGGCGCTGGCGAAGCCCTTGTCGACGGCGACGATGAGCGCGGCGGCGTCGACAAGCGGCATGAAGCCGATCCGCAATTTTTGCTCGCCCGTCATCTCAACAGCTCCGCGGCCGTGATGATCGCACGCGCCACCTCGCCGATCTTTTTCTTCTCGCGCATCGCCGCGCTCCGCATGGCCGCATAGGCTTGCTCTTCCGACAGGTTCTTGGTCTTCATCAATATGCCCTTGGCGCGATCGATCGACTTTCTGTCCTCGAGGTCCGATTTTGCTCGCGCAAGCTCATCCTGCAACCGGGAGAAGGCGTTGAACCGCGAGATGCAGAGATCGAGAATCGATTTGATCCGTTCTTTCTTCAATCCATCGACAATATAGGCTGAAACGCCGGCGTCGACCGAGGCCTCGATGGACGCCGCGTCGCTCTGATCGACGAACATGGCGATGGGGCGACGGACGGCTCGACTGACTTGGAACATTTGCTCGAGCATGTCTCGCGACGGGTTCTCGAGATCAATCAGGATCACGTCGGGGTCGATGGCGTAGATGCGCTTTAGGAGATTGTGCATCTCGCCGAGCCGCTCGACATCCGCAAAGCCCGCTTCCCGCAAGCCTTCCTCGAGGATCGCCGCGCGAACCGGGCTCTCGTCGACGATGACGATTTTCAAGCCGCTGTTTCCGATTGATGGGAAAGACACAAAGTGCTCTTCGAGCGTTTCACGAGTTGCGGGCGGGCCACGTCTTCCATAGCCTCGATCGCGATTTCGATTCTTGCCGTAAGAGAGCGCCGGCGCCCCCAACGGCGATCCGAAAACGCGATCGCCTTTCTTCGTTCATACGCGAATCCGTCGCGCGCGGGCAGAGGCGGCGCCCTGAACCGAATGGGTCAGAATTTATCGAGGACCGGCGGCAACGCGCCCCAGCCGAAGTGATAATTCACGCCGGCGCGGATCACGTCGCCGTTGAAGCGCGCCCGATAGGAGGCGTTGGAGAAGAGCCCCTTCGATCCATAGACCGCCTGCAGCGGAAGCGTCGTCGCGGTGCCGAGATCATAGTAGAGATACTCGACCTTGGCGCTCCATTTCGGCAAGAACATCCATTCGACGCCGCCGCCGCCCGTCCATCCAGTGCGCATATCTTGGTAGCCATAAGCAGTGCCGCCTCCATTGAGCTTGGGCGCAAGGCTCGGGCTGAACCAGACGGCGCTCAGATCGGCTTCGCCAAAGGCGAGCCCGGCCGTTCCATAGGCGAGCAAGGTCTCGGTCGCCAGGAAGCCGAGGCGTCCGCGCACGGTGCCCAGATTATGCTGGCTGCGCACGCCCTGGACATAGGTCGGAGGAGACGCGGCGAACCAGTTCGCTTCGCTCACGCCCACCGCGAGACCCTGCACGTCGGTCTCGAAACCGGTCAGGAATTTGTCGCTCAGCAGCCGGTTGTATCCGATCTGCGCCCCACCGATGAAACCGCTGTTGTTCAGACTGAAGCTCGCCGGCACGGCGCCCCGCGCGGCGAGGGCGACGAAGCCGCCACCCGAGCCGACATAGTCGAAGCGCGTGGCGTCGTCGGCGTTCCAAGAGTAGCCCGAGTTGAGGCCGAGATAGAGGCCACTCCATATCGGCGCGAAGGGAGTGGCCGCCTCGACGGGTCCCTTGCGCGCGGGCAATCCCTCCGCGACCGGCGTCGCCGCCACGTCTGTCGCCTTCCAGCGCAACCCCATCGTCGCCTGCCACGCCTTCGCAAGCTGTGGCCCGTTCAGATCCTGGTAGACCGGAATTCCGCCTTCAACCAGCAAAGTCAGCCCGGGGACGCCGATGAGCTTGCCGTCAAGCGAGGCGCCGCCGAACAGTTCGATGCGCTTGCCGCCGTAAAAGAGCGGGTCCGCCGCCTGGATCTTCGCGACGATCCATGGGTCGGCGCCGACGATGTGATCTTGAATATTGCCGCTCACGCGGAAGGTGGTCGTGAAGCCGGGA
Protein-coding sequences here:
- a CDS encoding CmpA/NrtA family ABC transporter substrate-binding protein, which produces MTGEQKLRIGFMPLVDAAALIVAVDKGFASAEGLEVELVREASWSNIRDKLAIGHFDAAHLLAPMAIASTLGLGHVKVPFAAPLSLATNGNAITLSPSLFEEMRQIAGCELESPMISARALGDLVRRREAQGLEPLTFGMTFPFSTHNYQLRYWMAEGGIDPDRDLRLVVLPPPFMADSLREGHVDGFCVGAPWNSVAVDASLGVILHFGCEIFPRAAEKVLALRGSSVETAPELVAALIRAIVAAAKFVDDVEAHSEVASILAREDRLAIDAELIKRSLEGRLIVNAKGDQRRAKDYLVIHRDGACRPSAQQAAWLYAQMLRWGQARHSAERLAAAKAVMRADLYDSVIGEKSMPPAPIEAFAGPAFDSDDIAGYLQAFPIGQKI
- the nirB gene encoding nitrite reductase large subunit NirB, yielding MTQSPGSRKKPKLLVIGNGMAAGRVLEDLFERARDAYDVTVFGAEPRVNYNRIMLSPVLAGEKSYEDIIIHDDDWYAQRGVTLRKGESVTAIDRTAKTIATAAGAVEAYDKLLIATGSTPIAIPVHGVTLPGVVTFRDLDDVETMLRAAEKGGRAVVIGGGLLGLEAAAGLKSKGMEVTVLHLMPTLMERQLDQSAGYLLKKAIEQRSVEVLTEANTKVILGETCVTGVRLEDGREIEASLVVMAVGIRPNAKLAKEAGLVVERGLKVDDHMRTSDPDVYAVGECVEHRGLCYGLVAPLFEMAKVVAAQLAGDAVAAYSGSVTSTKLKVSGIDLFSAGDFSEGDDSDEIVLRDPARGIYKRILLKGDRVRGAVLYGDTEDGPWLFDLLKKATDIGAMRDTLIFGQAYQGGSPLDPMAAVAALPDDAEICGCNGVCKGTIVSAITKNGLASLEEVRAQTKASASCGQCTTKVEALIASALGENYQASQRKPMCKCTDLTHEEVRGLIVSRELNSMPAVMQELGWKTSCGCPSCRPALNYYLLCAFPLHYKDDAQSRFVNERVHANIQKDGTFSVVPRMWGGLTTPNELRAIADVADKFKIPTVKVTGGQRIDLLGVRKEDLPAVWADLSAAGLVSGHAYAKGLRTVKTCVGKEWCRFGTQDSTGLGVKLERLLCGSWTPAKVKLAVSGCPRNCAEATVKDIGVICVDSGYDIHIAGAAGLHVRATDLLGHVETEEQALEHVAAVMQLYREEAAYLDRLYKWVEKTGLDRVRHVIMEDHEARKALYDRFLVSQRAVRKDPWAERVAGFGANEFAPLAVVANLPAPLEMPVAAE
- a CDS encoding ANTAR domain-containing response regulator, encoding MKIVIVDESPVRAAILEEGLREAGFADVERLGEMHNLLKRIYAIDPDVILIDLENPSRDMLEQMFQVSRAVRRPIAMFVDQSDAASIEASVDAGVSAYIVDGLKKERIKSILDLCISRFNAFSRLQDELARAKSDLEDRKSIDRAKGILMKTKNLSEEQAYAAMRSAAMREKKKIGEVARAIITAAELLR
- a CDS encoding outer membrane protein produces the protein MAAAGLLDVSLVQAADVSKTDAAPPAQPAPPPAPLGVFGDALPGAGNLLVTLSPTFIGNAHSLIGTQGVSAQQIVATTPWYWGPTAPLRVVPTTRLDEMQSVTLAYGVTKDFSVVLNTGLIEKHISYIIFNGTSGIIPRGTSNPGTESLQDTQLSGIWRVYQDPIHRVQLNLGMSFPTGSDHNIATSLQPTGVWATGRAFYGMQTGTGTFDVLPGILYGGFVGPWSWGLSYRARLPLTVNDEGYMWGNYQEANGWVGYSWIPGFTTTFRVSGNIQDHIVGADPWIVAKIQAADPLFYGGKRIELFGGASLDGKLIGVPGLTLLVEGGIPVYQDLNGPQLAKAWQATMGLRWKATDVAATPVAEGLPARKGPVEAATPFAPIWSGLYLGLNSGYSWNADDATRFDYVGSGGGFVALAARGAVPASFSLNNSGFIGGAQIGYNRLLSDKFLTGFETDVQGLAVGVSEANWFAASPPTYVQGVRSQHNLGTVRGRLGFLATETLLAYGTAGLAFGEADLSAVWFSPSLAPKLNGGGTAYGYQDMRTGWTGGGGVEWMFLPKWSAKVEYLYYDLGTATTLPLQAVYGSKGLFSNASYRARFNGDVIRAGVNYHFGWGALPPVLDKF